In the genome of Cryptomeria japonica chromosome 8, Sugi_1.0, whole genome shotgun sequence, one region contains:
- the LOC131069297 gene encoding L-type lectin-domain containing receptor kinase S.4-like isoform X2 encodes MPGAETFLPLVLAFYFSLYFVSMSAQQQQKSADFIFEGFKDSNLSLSGVAKVDSRGILELTNVTKRLQGHAFYPFPLQFRNFSSNFTFSFSTTFVMSIVPQYPTLGGHGLAFVVTPSRTFEGSLPSQYFGMFNSTNNGMPSNQVFAVEFDTVRDFEFNDIDDNHVGVDVNSLFSSKSATVAFMNESGLYQKFNLKAEKSIQCWIDFDGGDKSLNVSVMPGGMTKPNVPLISMHLDLSGFSGDFMYVGFSSSTGLLSSAHSVLGWSFKMNGPARDLDLSKLLAVLESQSEDKPNKFPLGVCVAAVVVMTLVAEIHIVRRLRDIEVIENWELEYGSHRFSYKELRVATKGFRDSELLGTGGFGKVYKGVLPSNGLEVAVKGGSLESKQGLRQFIAEISSIGKLRHQNLVQLHGWCRYKRDLLLVYDYMPNGGLDKFLFGDNENVLSWEQRYAILKGVASGLLYLHEEWEQRVVHRDVKASNVLLDADMNARLGDFGFARLYEHGTDPYTTRVVGTLGYLAPELSTRTGKATTCADVFAFGAVLLEVACGRKPIEPKYSPEELVLVEWVWEMHSTGNTLNVVDPKLGNEYAVREAELVLQLGLLCSHPRPEARPNMRQVVQILAGDIVMPALPSGAPSADTPQTTPSFDELVVSFSSYKQSSLNTNSQASASSIPDRRLPLSLMHGRD; translated from the coding sequence ATGCCAGGCGCTGagacttttcttcctttggttttgGCCTTCTACTTTTCTCTCTATTTTGTTTCGATGTCTGCACAACAGCAACAGAAGAGTGCTGATTTTATTTTTGAGGGATTCAAGGATTCCAATCTGAGCCTGAGTGGTGTGGCAAAAGTTGATTCTCGAGGCATTCTAGAGCTCACAAATGTGACGAAGCGATTGCAGGGCCATGCCTTTTATCCATTCCCTCTACAGTTCAGGAATTTCTCCAGCAACTTTACATTTTCTTTCAGTACAACTTTTGTCATGTCCATTGTGCCCCAGTACCCAACTCTTGGAGGCCATGGATTGGCCTTTGTGGTGACACCTTCTAGAACCTTCGAGGGATCCCTGCCCAGTCAGTACTTTGGTATGTTCAATTCTACCAATAATGGGATGCCTTCTAATCAAGTTTTTGCAGTGGAATTTGATACAGTTCGGGACTTTGAGTTCAATGACATTGATGATAACCACGTTGGGGTGGACGTTAATAGCCTGTTTTCAAGCAAATCTGCGACCGTGGCCTTTATGAATGAGAGCGGTTTGTATCAGAAATTTAATCTCAAGGCTGAGAAGAGCATCCAGTGTTGGATAGATTTTGATGGTGGAGATAAATCGCTGAATGTGAGTGTTATGCCAGGGGGAATGACTAAGCCCAATGTGCCCTTGATTTCAATGCATCTTGATCTttcagggttttctggggactttaTGTATGTGGGTTTTTCTTCCTCCACAGGGTTGCTTTCCAGTGCACATAGTGTTTTGGGGTGGAGTTTTAAAATGAATGGACCTGCACGGGATCTGGATCTTTCAAAACTTCTTGCAGTTTTGGAATCACAATCTGAGGATAAGCCCAACAAATTTCCACTTGGGGTGTGCGTTGCTGCTGTGGTAGTCATGACATTGGTCGCAGAGATTCATATTGTTAGGAGATTGAGGGATATTGAGGTTATTGAAAACTGGGAGCTTGAATATGGGTCTCATAGGTTTTCATACAAGGAGCTAAGGGTTGCCACCAAGGGGTTTAGGGATAGCGAGCTGCTTGGAACGGGCGGTTTTGGTAAAGTTTACAAGGGGGTCTTACCTAGCAATGGGTTAGAGGTTGCTGTGAAGGGGGGTTCACTTGAGTCTAAACAGGGGCTGAGACAATTCATTGCTGAGATTTCAAGCATTGGGAAGCTCCGACATCAAAATCTGGTCCAGTTGCACGGCTGGTGTAGATATAAGAGGGATTTGCTTCTTGTTTATGATTATATGCCAAATGGTGGCCTTGATAAGTTCTTATTTGGGGATAACGAAAATGTTCTAAGTTGGGAACAGAGATACGCGATTTTGAAGGGCGTTGCCTCTGGTCTGCTTTATCTCCATGAAGAATGGGAACAGCGAGTAGTGCATAGAGATGTGAAGGCAAGCAATGTGTTACTTGATGCAGATATGAACGCTAGGTTAGGAGACTTTGGATTTGCCAGGTTGTATGAACATGGAACTGATCCATATACCACTCGTGTGGTTGGAACACTGGGTTATCTTGCACCTGAGCTTTCTACTAGGACAGGTAAGGCCACAACATGTGCCGATGTGTTTGCTTTTGGGGCTGTGTTACTTGAAGTGGCCTGTGGAAGGAAACCCATTGAACCTAAATATTCTCCTGAAGAATTAGTCTTGGTGGAGTGGGTTTGGGAGATGCATTCTACGGGAAATACTTTGAATGTGGTTGATCCCAAACTTGGGAATGAGTATGCTGTGAGAGAAGCTGAACTTGTTCTTCAATTGGGTTTGTTGTGCTCTCATCCTCGGCCTGAAGCTCGACCGAACATGAGACAAGTAGTGCAAATCCTTGCAGGAGATATTGTGATGCCGGCATTACCATCGGGAGCTCCTTCAGCAGATACACCTCAAACAACTCCATCTTTTGACGAACTCGTTGTTTCGTTTTCATCTTACAAGCAAAGTTCTTTAAATACAAACTCACAAGCCAGTGCGAGCTCAATTCCTGATAGAAGATTGCCACTTTCCTTAATGCATGGAAGAGACTGA
- the LOC131069297 gene encoding L-type lectin-domain containing receptor kinase S.4-like isoform X1 gives MRSRIMPGAETFLPLVLAFYFSLYFVSMSAQQQQKSADFIFEGFKDSNLSLSGVAKVDSRGILELTNVTKRLQGHAFYPFPLQFRNFSSNFTFSFSTTFVMSIVPQYPTLGGHGLAFVVTPSRTFEGSLPSQYFGMFNSTNNGMPSNQVFAVEFDTVRDFEFNDIDDNHVGVDVNSLFSSKSATVAFMNESGLYQKFNLKAEKSIQCWIDFDGGDKSLNVSVMPGGMTKPNVPLISMHLDLSGFSGDFMYVGFSSSTGLLSSAHSVLGWSFKMNGPARDLDLSKLLAVLESQSEDKPNKFPLGVCVAAVVVMTLVAEIHIVRRLRDIEVIENWELEYGSHRFSYKELRVATKGFRDSELLGTGGFGKVYKGVLPSNGLEVAVKGGSLESKQGLRQFIAEISSIGKLRHQNLVQLHGWCRYKRDLLLVYDYMPNGGLDKFLFGDNENVLSWEQRYAILKGVASGLLYLHEEWEQRVVHRDVKASNVLLDADMNARLGDFGFARLYEHGTDPYTTRVVGTLGYLAPELSTRTGKATTCADVFAFGAVLLEVACGRKPIEPKYSPEELVLVEWVWEMHSTGNTLNVVDPKLGNEYAVREAELVLQLGLLCSHPRPEARPNMRQVVQILAGDIVMPALPSGAPSADTPQTTPSFDELVVSFSSYKQSSLNTNSQASASSIPDRRLPLSLMHGRD, from the coding sequence ATGAGGAGCAGAATTATGCCAGGCGCTGagacttttcttcctttggttttgGCCTTCTACTTTTCTCTCTATTTTGTTTCGATGTCTGCACAACAGCAACAGAAGAGTGCTGATTTTATTTTTGAGGGATTCAAGGATTCCAATCTGAGCCTGAGTGGTGTGGCAAAAGTTGATTCTCGAGGCATTCTAGAGCTCACAAATGTGACGAAGCGATTGCAGGGCCATGCCTTTTATCCATTCCCTCTACAGTTCAGGAATTTCTCCAGCAACTTTACATTTTCTTTCAGTACAACTTTTGTCATGTCCATTGTGCCCCAGTACCCAACTCTTGGAGGCCATGGATTGGCCTTTGTGGTGACACCTTCTAGAACCTTCGAGGGATCCCTGCCCAGTCAGTACTTTGGTATGTTCAATTCTACCAATAATGGGATGCCTTCTAATCAAGTTTTTGCAGTGGAATTTGATACAGTTCGGGACTTTGAGTTCAATGACATTGATGATAACCACGTTGGGGTGGACGTTAATAGCCTGTTTTCAAGCAAATCTGCGACCGTGGCCTTTATGAATGAGAGCGGTTTGTATCAGAAATTTAATCTCAAGGCTGAGAAGAGCATCCAGTGTTGGATAGATTTTGATGGTGGAGATAAATCGCTGAATGTGAGTGTTATGCCAGGGGGAATGACTAAGCCCAATGTGCCCTTGATTTCAATGCATCTTGATCTttcagggttttctggggactttaTGTATGTGGGTTTTTCTTCCTCCACAGGGTTGCTTTCCAGTGCACATAGTGTTTTGGGGTGGAGTTTTAAAATGAATGGACCTGCACGGGATCTGGATCTTTCAAAACTTCTTGCAGTTTTGGAATCACAATCTGAGGATAAGCCCAACAAATTTCCACTTGGGGTGTGCGTTGCTGCTGTGGTAGTCATGACATTGGTCGCAGAGATTCATATTGTTAGGAGATTGAGGGATATTGAGGTTATTGAAAACTGGGAGCTTGAATATGGGTCTCATAGGTTTTCATACAAGGAGCTAAGGGTTGCCACCAAGGGGTTTAGGGATAGCGAGCTGCTTGGAACGGGCGGTTTTGGTAAAGTTTACAAGGGGGTCTTACCTAGCAATGGGTTAGAGGTTGCTGTGAAGGGGGGTTCACTTGAGTCTAAACAGGGGCTGAGACAATTCATTGCTGAGATTTCAAGCATTGGGAAGCTCCGACATCAAAATCTGGTCCAGTTGCACGGCTGGTGTAGATATAAGAGGGATTTGCTTCTTGTTTATGATTATATGCCAAATGGTGGCCTTGATAAGTTCTTATTTGGGGATAACGAAAATGTTCTAAGTTGGGAACAGAGATACGCGATTTTGAAGGGCGTTGCCTCTGGTCTGCTTTATCTCCATGAAGAATGGGAACAGCGAGTAGTGCATAGAGATGTGAAGGCAAGCAATGTGTTACTTGATGCAGATATGAACGCTAGGTTAGGAGACTTTGGATTTGCCAGGTTGTATGAACATGGAACTGATCCATATACCACTCGTGTGGTTGGAACACTGGGTTATCTTGCACCTGAGCTTTCTACTAGGACAGGTAAGGCCACAACATGTGCCGATGTGTTTGCTTTTGGGGCTGTGTTACTTGAAGTGGCCTGTGGAAGGAAACCCATTGAACCTAAATATTCTCCTGAAGAATTAGTCTTGGTGGAGTGGGTTTGGGAGATGCATTCTACGGGAAATACTTTGAATGTGGTTGATCCCAAACTTGGGAATGAGTATGCTGTGAGAGAAGCTGAACTTGTTCTTCAATTGGGTTTGTTGTGCTCTCATCCTCGGCCTGAAGCTCGACCGAACATGAGACAAGTAGTGCAAATCCTTGCAGGAGATATTGTGATGCCGGCATTACCATCGGGAGCTCCTTCAGCAGATACACCTCAAACAACTCCATCTTTTGACGAACTCGTTGTTTCGTTTTCATCTTACAAGCAAAGTTCTTTAAATACAAACTCACAAGCCAGTGCGAGCTCAATTCCTGATAGAAGATTGCCACTTTCCTTAATGCATGGAAGAGACTGA